One part of the Rhodococcus oxybenzonivorans genome encodes these proteins:
- the dnaA gene encoding chromosomal replication initiator protein DnaA, with the protein MNEDPNALARIWIDVVADLTSDSPGGDLPPLTRGQKAWLALVKPLTLAQGFALLSVPSPFAQEAIERDLREPILHALGRHLGEQVEGLGVRIAAPVDNEPDSDPPPRDHRPEPDHRHTPRHLEPSATSAGTYRRRRFGSGEDQPYSDTTDFEEVDDDSEALASVHESWPSYFTKPPTGPAPTATGGNSLNAKYTFDTFVIGSSNRFAHAAAVAIAEAPARAYNPLFVWGASGLGKTHLLHAAGHYAQRLFPGMRVKYVSTEEFTNDFINSLRDDRKVAFKRRYRETDVLLVDDIQFIEGKEGIQEEFFHTFNTLHNANKQIVVSSDRPPKQLATLEERLRTRFEWGLITDVQPPELETRIAILSKKARMDRLEVPDDVLELIASRIERNIRELEGALIRVTAFASLNRQPLDLTLAEVVLRDLMPDSSSLEINAATIMAVTAEYFNMSIDDLCGPGKARPLAQARQISMYLCRELTDLSLPKIGQTFGRDHTTVMYADKKIRKEMTERRKVYDQVQELTARIKQRSKR; encoded by the coding sequence GTGAACGAGGATCCGAATGCGCTCGCACGGATCTGGATCGACGTCGTCGCTGACCTCACGTCCGATTCACCCGGTGGCGATCTGCCGCCGTTGACGCGTGGCCAGAAGGCATGGTTGGCACTCGTCAAACCGTTGACACTGGCCCAGGGTTTCGCTCTGCTCTCGGTTCCGTCGCCTTTCGCGCAGGAAGCGATCGAACGGGATCTTCGTGAACCGATCCTCCACGCGCTGGGCCGGCACCTCGGTGAACAAGTGGAGGGTCTCGGCGTTCGAATCGCAGCCCCGGTCGACAACGAACCCGACTCCGATCCTCCTCCCCGGGACCACCGACCCGAACCCGACCACCGGCACACTCCCCGGCATCTCGAGCCGTCGGCCACCAGTGCGGGCACCTATCGCCGTCGCCGATTCGGCTCCGGTGAAGACCAGCCCTACTCCGACACCACAGACTTCGAAGAGGTCGACGACGACAGTGAGGCGCTCGCGAGTGTCCACGAGTCGTGGCCGTCCTACTTCACGAAGCCACCGACGGGACCGGCGCCCACAGCGACGGGCGGCAACAGCCTGAACGCGAAGTACACCTTCGACACTTTCGTCATCGGCTCGTCGAACCGCTTCGCGCACGCGGCCGCCGTCGCCATCGCCGAGGCTCCTGCCCGCGCCTACAACCCGCTGTTCGTGTGGGGCGCGTCGGGCCTCGGCAAGACCCACCTGTTACATGCGGCCGGTCACTATGCGCAACGTCTCTTCCCAGGGATGCGGGTGAAGTACGTATCCACCGAGGAGTTCACCAACGACTTCATCAACAGCCTCCGGGACGACCGGAAAGTGGCGTTCAAGCGTCGCTACCGTGAGACCGACGTGCTGCTGGTCGACGACATTCAGTTCATCGAGGGTAAAGAGGGTATCCAGGAGGAGTTCTTCCACACCTTCAATACGCTTCACAATGCGAACAAGCAGATCGTCGTGTCCTCCGACCGACCGCCGAAGCAGCTCGCCACGCTGGAGGAACGCCTCCGCACCCGCTTCGAATGGGGCCTGATCACCGACGTCCAGCCGCCCGAACTCGAGACCCGCATTGCGATCCTCAGCAAGAAGGCCCGCATGGACCGGCTCGAGGTGCCGGACGACGTCCTCGAGTTGATCGCCAGCCGGATCGAGCGGAACATCCGGGAACTCGAGGGTGCGCTCATCCGGGTGACCGCTTTCGCCTCCCTGAACAGGCAGCCCCTGGACCTCACGCTGGCCGAGGTAGTCCTGCGTGATCTGATGCCGGATTCGTCGAGTCTCGAGATCAATGCGGCCACGATCATGGCCGTGACGGCTGAGTACTTCAACATGTCGATCGACGACCTGTGTGGCCCGGGCAAGGCCCGTCCGCTGGCGCAGGCGCGGCAGATCTCCATGTACCTGTGCCGTGAGCTGACGGACCTCTCGTTGCCGAAGATCGGTCAGACATTCGGCCGCGACCACACCACCGTCATGTACGCGGACAAGAAGATCCGCAAGGAGATGACGGAACGCCGGAAGGTCTACGACCAGGTCCAGGAGCTCACAGCCCGCATCAAGCAGCGCTCCAAGCGGTAG